One Equus caballus isolate H_3958 breed thoroughbred chromosome 14, TB-T2T, whole genome shotgun sequence DNA segment encodes these proteins:
- the LOC138917394 gene encoding disks large-associated protein 5-like isoform X4, producing the protein MRIRHLSSDMCCISAEDLIPLAAGQKRLLKAEIFKRFEELVDNLEYKQSEKDTTCADLHGFWDMASFQIQDLRHKFNSLTILEECGWEKACSTSKDVFQDKFVSGIASEPKQDGAGIPDGGRLAAVKKAVRERMQPGERAEAVGSAVPKEVDHIMFDAGSFRIESPVKSFSATPGVQ; encoded by the exons ATGAGGATCAGACATCTCAGCAGCGACATGTGCTGCATTTCAG CAGAAGATCTCATTCCCCTCGCAGCTGGTCAAAAAAGGCTCCTTAAGGCAGAAATATTCAAACGGTTTGAAGAACTGGTGGACAATTTGGAATACAAACAAAGCGAAAAGGATACCACCTGTGCAGACCTGCATGGATTCTGGGACATGGCCAGCTTTCAG ATACAGGATCTGCGCCACAAATTCAACAGTCTCACCATACTTGAGGAGTGTGGATGGGAGAAAGCCTGCAGTACGAGCAAAGATGTGTTTCAG GACAAATTTGTTTCAGGTATAGCGAGTGAACCAAAACAGGATGGTGCTGGGATCCCAGACGGGGGTCGCCTCGCTGCTGTGAAGAAGGCAGTGAGAGAGAGGATGCAGCCGGGAGAGCGTGCTGAGGCCGTGGGCTCTGCGGTGCCGAAGGAAGTTGATCATATAATGTTTGACGCTGGATCTTTTAGAATCGAAAGTCCCGTTAAATCGTTCTCAG CCACGCCCGGGGTGCAGTGA
- the LOC138917394 gene encoding disks large-associated protein 5-like isoform X2, translated as MRIRHLSSDMCCISAEDLIPLAAGQKRLLKAEIFKRFEELVDNLEYKQSEKDTTCADLHGFWDMASFQIQDLRHKFNSLTILEECGWEKACSTSKDVFQDKFVSGIASEPKQDGAGIPDGGRLAAVKKAVRERMQPGERAEAVGSAVPKEVDHIMFDAGSFRIESPVKSFSVFDNKNLMTECHLLDSPRPGCSDPFTQVEK; from the exons ATGAGGATCAGACATCTCAGCAGCGACATGTGCTGCATTTCAG CAGAAGATCTCATTCCCCTCGCAGCTGGTCAAAAAAGGCTCCTTAAGGCAGAAATATTCAAACGGTTTGAAGAACTGGTGGACAATTTGGAATACAAACAAAGCGAAAAGGATACCACCTGTGCAGACCTGCATGGATTCTGGGACATGGCCAGCTTTCAG ATACAGGATCTGCGCCACAAATTCAACAGTCTCACCATACTTGAGGAGTGTGGATGGGAGAAAGCCTGCAGTACGAGCAAAGATGTGTTTCAG GACAAATTTGTTTCAGGTATAGCGAGTGAACCAAAACAGGATGGTGCTGGGATCCCAGACGGGGGTCGCCTCGCTGCTGTGAAGAAGGCAGTGAGAGAGAGGATGCAGCCGGGAGAGCGTGCTGAGGCCGTGGGCTCTGCGGTGCCGAAGGAAGTTGATCATATAATGTTTGACGCTGGATCTTTTAGAATCGAAAGTCCCGTTAAATCGTTCTCAG tatttgataataaaaatctCATGACTGAATGCCATCTTCTTGATTCA CCACGCCCGGGGTGCAGTGATCCCTTCACGCAGGTGGAGAAGTGA
- the LOC138917394 gene encoding disks large-associated protein 5-like isoform X3, which yields MRIRHLSSDMCCISEDLIPLAAGQKRLLKAEIFKRFEELVDNLEYKQSEKDTTCADLHGFWDMASFQIQDLRHKFNSLTILEECGWEKACSTSKDVFQDKFVSGIASEPKQDGAGIPDGGRLAAVKKAVRERMQPGERAEAVGSAVPKEVDHIMFDAGSFRIESPVKSFSVFDNKNLMTECHLLDSPRPGCSDPFTQVEK from the exons ATGAGGATCAGACATCTCAGCAGCGACATGTGCTGCATTTCAG AAGATCTCATTCCCCTCGCAGCTGGTCAAAAAAGGCTCCTTAAGGCAGAAATATTCAAACGGTTTGAAGAACTGGTGGACAATTTGGAATACAAACAAAGCGAAAAGGATACCACCTGTGCAGACCTGCATGGATTCTGGGACATGGCCAGCTTTCAG ATACAGGATCTGCGCCACAAATTCAACAGTCTCACCATACTTGAGGAGTGTGGATGGGAGAAAGCCTGCAGTACGAGCAAAGATGTGTTTCAG GACAAATTTGTTTCAGGTATAGCGAGTGAACCAAAACAGGATGGTGCTGGGATCCCAGACGGGGGTCGCCTCGCTGCTGTGAAGAAGGCAGTGAGAGAGAGGATGCAGCCGGGAGAGCGTGCTGAGGCCGTGGGCTCTGCGGTGCCGAAGGAAGTTGATCATATAATGTTTGACGCTGGATCTTTTAGAATCGAAAGTCCCGTTAAATCGTTCTCAG tatttgataataaaaatctCATGACTGAATGCCATCTTCTTGATTCA CCACGCCCGGGGTGCAGTGATCCCTTCACGCAGGTGGAGAAGTGA
- the LOC138917394 gene encoding disks large-associated protein 5-like isoform X1 has translation MRIRHLSSDMCCISAEDLIPLAAGQKRLLKAEIFKRFEELVDNLEYKQSEKDTTCADLHGFWDMASFQIQDLRHKFNSLTILEECGWEKACSTSKDVFQDKFVSGIASEPKQDGAGIPDGGRLAAVKKAVRERMQPGERAEAVGSAVPKEVDHIMFDAGSFRIESPVKSFSAVFDNKNLMTECHLLDSPRPGCSDPFTQVEK, from the exons ATGAGGATCAGACATCTCAGCAGCGACATGTGCTGCATTTCAG CAGAAGATCTCATTCCCCTCGCAGCTGGTCAAAAAAGGCTCCTTAAGGCAGAAATATTCAAACGGTTTGAAGAACTGGTGGACAATTTGGAATACAAACAAAGCGAAAAGGATACCACCTGTGCAGACCTGCATGGATTCTGGGACATGGCCAGCTTTCAG ATACAGGATCTGCGCCACAAATTCAACAGTCTCACCATACTTGAGGAGTGTGGATGGGAGAAAGCCTGCAGTACGAGCAAAGATGTGTTTCAG GACAAATTTGTTTCAGGTATAGCGAGTGAACCAAAACAGGATGGTGCTGGGATCCCAGACGGGGGTCGCCTCGCTGCTGTGAAGAAGGCAGTGAGAGAGAGGATGCAGCCGGGAGAGCGTGCTGAGGCCGTGGGCTCTGCGGTGCCGAAGGAAGTTGATCATATAATGTTTGACGCTGGATCTTTTAGAATCGAAAGTCCCGTTAAATCGTTCTCAG cagtatttgataataaaaatctCATGACTGAATGCCATCTTCTTGATTCA CCACGCCCGGGGTGCAGTGATCCCTTCACGCAGGTGGAGAAGTGA